One Campylobacter concisus DNA window includes the following coding sequences:
- a CDS encoding NADAR family protein — translation MRNLLPPPWIKFPSIDPFSIGWRMGAGEDYRFKFNDWLKTLSQDEQREYQQLFSEPATWRGYWDERLGFDESTLFIKGDFVTDLWEREPRYELKWLKKRYNAGKSDKFLLFWGHQKSANLSASCLSQWYGSSFCEDEAKYICAEQYMMAKKAQCFGDKEALGQILSAKDPAQMKALGRQVRGFDAKVWDEVKFGVVLNASYLKFSQNALLRDFLLQTGSKILVEASPVDKIWGIGLGASDDNAQNPMKWRGQNLLGFALMRARDEIAKVYKNVHLCDAIELNLDHL, via the coding sequence ATGAGAAATTTATTGCCGCCACCTTGGATCAAATTTCCAAGTATAGATCCATTTTCCATCGGCTGGAGGATGGGCGCTGGCGAGGATTATAGGTTTAAATTTAATGACTGGCTAAAAACACTCAGCCAAGATGAGCAGCGCGAATACCAGCAGCTCTTTTCTGAGCCTGCGACGTGGCGTGGATACTGGGATGAGAGGCTAGGCTTTGATGAGAGTACGCTTTTTATCAAGGGTGATTTTGTTACCGACCTTTGGGAGCGAGAGCCTAGATATGAGTTAAAGTGGCTTAAAAAGCGCTATAACGCTGGCAAGTCGGATAAATTTTTACTATTTTGGGGACATCAAAAGAGTGCAAATTTAAGCGCAAGCTGTCTTAGTCAGTGGTACGGCTCTAGTTTTTGTGAGGATGAAGCTAAATACATTTGCGCTGAGCAATATATGATGGCTAAAAAGGCTCAGTGTTTTGGCGATAAAGAGGCTTTGGGGCAAATTTTATCCGCCAAAGATCCAGCGCAGATGAAGGCACTTGGCAGGCAGGTGCGAGGCTTTGACGCTAAGGTCTGGGACGAGGTCAAATTTGGCGTCGTGCTAAATGCGAGCTATCTAAAATTTAGCCAAAATGCCCTTTTGCGAGACTTTTTACTTCAAACTGGGAGCAAAATTTTAGTTGAGGCTAGCCCGGTTGATAAAATTTGGGGCATAGGTTTGGGCGCAAGCGATGACAATGCGCAAAATCCTATGAAGTGGCGAGGGCAAAATTTGCTTGGCTTTGCGCTGATGAGGGCTAGGGACGAGATAGCAAAGGTCTATAAAAATGTCCATTTATGTGACGCCATAGAGCTAAATTTGGATCATTTATAA
- the folP gene encoding dihydropteroate synthase, which yields MKFYKINNKSDFDQICKAVSPSPAGAKLMHEKSEINFIFIEEIKTPAANILKQDALSVGAELVTHNDTILGKESLNKALLMATNAQLRQLAKKEKLQDFGLKKLASFLETKFIKPAKPLIMGVANINRDSFNEQSRINTQNGIAKIEAMIEAGAEYIDLGGVSSRPGSEYCGREEEFRRIKDIIEEIYKLNLHEKAKFSLDSFDEYCLEFALNHGFKMINDITANANLAPLAARYDAQFCMMHMQGDPATMQIAPKYNDLIGEISDFFEQKIALARELGAKKIVLDVGIGFGKTAEQNLLLIKHLEHFLKFGCPLLVGASRKSVINHYYKSEVKERLPGSLYLHLKAYENGAQIIRTHDVAEHKQLFNMHEAMSQATLW from the coding sequence TTGAAATTTTATAAGATAAATAACAAAAGCGACTTTGATCAAATTTGCAAGGCCGTCTCGCCAAGTCCGGCTGGCGCGAAGCTCATGCACGAAAAGAGCGAGATAAATTTTATTTTTATTGAGGAGATAAAAACCCCAGCGGCAAATATCCTAAAACAAGACGCCCTAAGTGTCGGCGCCGAGCTAGTGACGCATAATGATACGATTTTAGGCAAAGAGAGTCTAAACAAAGCCTTGCTAATGGCGACAAACGCGCAGCTTAGGCAGTTGGCTAAAAAGGAGAAGCTACAAGACTTTGGGCTTAAAAAGCTTGCAAGTTTTTTAGAGACTAAATTTATAAAGCCAGCAAAGCCTCTTATAATGGGCGTGGCAAATATAAATAGAGATAGTTTTAACGAGCAAAGCCGCATAAATACGCAAAATGGCATAGCTAAAATCGAAGCGATGATAGAAGCAGGTGCTGAATACATCGACCTTGGTGGCGTTAGCTCAAGGCCAGGGAGCGAGTATTGCGGACGCGAGGAGGAGTTTAGGCGCATAAAAGATATCATTGAAGAAATTTACAAGCTAAATTTACACGAAAAGGCGAAATTTAGCCTTGATAGCTTTGATGAGTATTGCTTAGAATTTGCGCTAAACCACGGCTTTAAGATGATAAATGACATCACAGCAAACGCAAATTTAGCCCCGCTTGCTGCAAGATATGATGCCCAGTTTTGCATGATGCACATGCAAGGTGATCCTGCTACCATGCAGATTGCGCCAAAGTATAACGACCTAATTGGCGAAATTTCAGACTTTTTTGAGCAAAAGATTGCCCTAGCTAGGGAGCTTGGCGCTAAAAAGATAGTGCTTGACGTGGGTATTGGCTTTGGTAAGACGGCTGAGCAAAATTTACTGCTTATTAAGCATTTGGAGCATTTTTTGAAATTTGGCTGCCCACTGCTAGTCGGTGCTAGCCGCAAATCAGTCATAAATCATTATTACAAAAGCGAGGTCAAGGAGCGCTTGCCAGGCTCACTTTATCTGCACCTAAAGGCTTACGAAAATGGCGCGCAGATCATAAGGACGCACGATGTGGCCGAGCACAAGCAGCTTTTTAATATGCACGAGGCGATGAGCCAAGCCACGCTTTGGTAG